Proteins co-encoded in one Betaproteobacteria bacterium genomic window:
- a CDS encoding pyrimidine 5'-nucleotidase has translation MLGHESSASPLRARNLDRKRRHVTVSTSPDRVWIFDLDNTLHDASPHIFPRMNRAMTDYVSLHLGVDESAANDLRVQYWRRYGATLLGLMRNHGTDPHHFLWHTHQFPDLDALIIGHPALRGVLLRLPGRKIVFSNSPEHYCRAVLRALRIEDVFDGIFTIEHTRFRPKPDPRGFQHLLRRHRLHAGRCVMIEDSTENLVTAKRLGMRTVLVSRGGRRPLGVDHVVGDVTRLHALLRHL, from the coding sequence ATGCTCGGGCATGAATCATCCGCCAGCCCGCTTCGCGCGCGCAACCTCGACAGGAAACGTCGGCACGTGACGGTATCGACCTCTCCGGATCGCGTCTGGATCTTCGATCTGGACAACACGCTCCACGACGCCTCGCCCCACATCTTCCCCCGCATGAACCGGGCGATGACGGACTACGTCTCCCTCCATCTGGGGGTGGACGAGTCCGCGGCGAACGATCTGCGGGTCCAGTACTGGCGGCGCTATGGTGCGACGCTGCTGGGCCTCATGCGCAACCACGGCACCGACCCGCATCACTTTCTCTGGCACACGCATCAGTTCCCGGACCTCGACGCCCTCATCATCGGCCATCCGGCGCTGCGCGGGGTGCTGTTGCGACTGCCCGGCCGCAAGATCGTCTTCTCCAATTCGCCCGAGCACTATTGCCGCGCGGTGCTGCGGGCGCTGCGGATCGAGGATGTCTTCGACGGCATCTTCACCATCGAGCACACGCGGTTCCGGCCCAAGCCCGATCCGCGCGGCTTCCAGCATCTGCTGAGGCGCCATCGCCTGCATGCGGGGCGCTGCGTGATGATCGAGGACAGCACCGAGAATCTCGTCACGGCCAAGCGGCTGGGCATGCGGACGGTCCTGGTGAGCCGGGGCGGGCGGCGCCCGCTGGGCGTGGATCACGTGGTCGGCGATGTGACGAGGCTGCATGCGCTGTTGCGGCATCTCTGA
- a CDS encoding nucleotide pyrophosphohydrolase has protein sequence MDSPDTLQALRDALRTFVAERDWDQFHAPKNLAMSVMIEAAELGEHFQWCRTGTADELPADARERIGLEMADVLLYLVRLADKLDIDLVDASWRKLELNAQKYPVDKAKGRSTKYTDL, from the coding sequence ATGGATTCGCCCGACACGCTTCAAGCCCTGCGCGATGCGCTGCGCACCTTTGTCGCCGAGCGCGACTGGGACCAGTTCCACGCGCCGAAGAACCTCGCGATGAGCGTGATGATCGAGGCGGCGGAACTCGGCGAACACTTCCAGTGGTGCCGCACCGGCACGGCGGACGAGCTCCCCGCGGACGCGCGCGAACGGATCGGCCTCGAGATGGCCGACGTGCTGCTCTATCTCGTGCGGCTCGCCGACAAGCTGGACATCGACCTCGTCGACGCGTCCTGGCGCAAGCTCGAACTCAACGCGCAGAAGTACCCTGTGGACAAGGCAAAGGGCCGGTCGACCAAGTACACCGATCTCTGA
- a CDS encoding NIPSNAP family protein, which yields MAAFFELREYRIKDGKRDRWVKFMEEKIIPFQIERGMVIVGSWCDPEQPDHYVWMRRFESEEERKALYAAVYEDPKWASDIKPSIDEMLDRSKIVVTRLEPSPKSVIR from the coding sequence ATGGCGGCGTTTTTCGAATTGCGCGAGTACCGCATCAAGGACGGCAAGCGGGATCGCTGGGTGAAGTTCATGGAAGAGAAGATCATCCCGTTCCAGATCGAGCGGGGAATGGTGATCGTGGGAAGCTGGTGCGACCCCGAGCAGCCCGACCACTACGTCTGGATGCGGCGCTTCGAGAGCGAAGAGGAGCGCAAGGCCCTGTACGCCGCCGTCTACGAGGATCCGAAGTGGGCATCCGACATCAAGCCGTCCATCGACGAGATGCTGGACCGGTCGAAGATCGTGGTCACGCGGCTGGAGCCTTCGCCGAAGTCGGTCATCCGCTGA
- a CDS encoding dipeptide ABC transporter ATP-binding protein: protein MNEVLLRFSDVKVHYPTRAGVVRAVDGVSLDVAAGETLGLVGESGCGKSTLGRSAMGLVRPTAGEILLEGRAISGMSRSALRPLRPKMQMIFQDPYASLNPRMSVGRILEEPLIVHGRGSASERRERVAWLMAKVGLRPEAAQRHPHEFSGGQRQRIGIARALALDPRLVICDEPVSALDVSVRAQVINLLMDLKRDLGLAYVFISHDLSVVEHVSDRIAVMYLGKLVELAGRRTLWTQPAHPYTRALISAIPTVQPCTDGAERVRLTGDLPSPIDPPSGCRFRTRCPLAMERCGVEEPALRALGPGHSVACHRAGDS, encoded by the coding sequence GTGAACGAGGTCCTGCTGCGGTTCTCGGACGTCAAGGTCCATTACCCGACCCGCGCGGGCGTCGTTCGCGCGGTGGACGGCGTGAGCCTCGACGTGGCTGCGGGCGAGACGCTCGGGCTCGTGGGCGAATCCGGCTGCGGCAAGAGCACGCTGGGGCGAAGCGCCATGGGGCTCGTCCGTCCCACAGCGGGCGAGATCCTGCTGGAAGGGCGGGCCATCTCGGGGATGTCGCGATCGGCGCTCCGGCCGCTGCGGCCGAAGATGCAGATGATCTTCCAGGACCCCTATGCGTCCCTCAATCCGCGGATGTCCGTCGGACGCATCCTGGAAGAGCCGCTCATCGTGCACGGCCGCGGTTCCGCATCCGAGCGCCGCGAACGGGTCGCCTGGCTCATGGCGAAAGTGGGACTGCGTCCCGAGGCCGCGCAACGGCATCCCCACGAATTCTCCGGCGGTCAGCGGCAGCGGATCGGCATCGCGCGGGCTCTGGCGCTCGATCCGCGGCTGGTGATCTGCGACGAACCGGTTTCCGCGCTCGATGTCTCGGTCCGCGCACAGGTCATCAACCTGCTCATGGATCTCAAGCGCGATCTCGGTCTTGCGTACGTCTTCATCTCTCACGACCTTTCGGTCGTGGAACACGTGTCCGACCGCATCGCCGTGATGTATCTGGGCAAGCTGGTCGAACTGGCCGGACGCCGCACGCTCTGGACGCAGCCCGCGCACCCCTACACGCGCGCGCTCATCTCGGCGATTCCCACGGTGCAGCCGTGCACGGACGGCGCCGAACGCGTGCGGCTCACGGGCGATCTGCCGAGTCCCATCGATCCGCCGTCCGGGTGCCGGTTCCGCACGCGGTGTCCGCTGGCGATGGAACGTTGCGGCGTGGAGGAGCCGGCATTGCGCGCACTCGGACCCGGACATTCGGTCGCCTGCCATCGCGCGGGGGATTCCTGA